In a single window of the Biomphalaria glabrata chromosome 13, xgBioGlab47.1, whole genome shotgun sequence genome:
- the LOC129922543 gene encoding salivary glue protein Sgs-3-like, whose translation MYENVQSTVFTSSPDETTRPTIYYVFTSSPDETTRPTIYYVFTSSPDETTRPTIYYVFTSSPDETTRPTIYYVFTSSPDETTRPTIYYVFTSSPDETTRPTIYYVFTSSPDETTRPTIYYVFTSSPDETTRPTIYYVFTSSPDEKTLPTIYYVFTSSPVEKTRPTIYYDFTSSPDETTRPTIYYVFTSSPDETTRPTIYYVFTSSPDETTRPTIYYVFTSSPDETTRRPKVLTLMAKALQTIKSNASFETWLPRYVKWSTTLKEKGVSIDGNPLR comes from the coding sequence aTGTACGAGAATGTGCAATCTACTGTCTTCACATCAAGTCCAGACGAAACAACACGACCTACTATCTACTATGTCTTCACATCAAGTCCAGACGAAACAACACGACCTACTATCTACTATGTCTTCACATCAAGTCCTGACGAAACAACACGACCTACTATCTACTATGTCTTCACATCAAGTCCTGACGAAACAACACGACCTACTATCTACTATGTCTTCACATCAAGTCCTGACGAAACAACACGACCTACTATCTACTATGTCTTCACATCAAGTCCTGACGAAACAACACGACCTACTATCTACTATGTCTTCACATCAAGTCCAGACGAAACAACACGACCTACTATCTACTATGTCTTCACATCAAGTCCTGACGAAACAACACGACCTACTATCTACTATGTCTTCACATCAAGTCCAGACGAAAAAACACTACCTACTATCTACTACGTCTTCACATCAAGTCCTGTCGAAAAAACACGACCTACTATCTACTATGACTTCACATCAAGTCCTGACGAAACAACACGACCTACTATCTACTATGTCTTCACATCAAGTCCTGACGAAACAACACGACCTACTATCTACTATGTCTTCACATCAAGTCCTGACGAAACAACACGACCTACTATCTACTATGTCTTCACATCAAGTCCTGACGAAACAACACGACGTCCAAAGGTACTAACACTTATGGCAAAAGCACTACAGACGATTAAAAGCAATGCGTCCTTTGAAACTTGGCTTccaagatatgtgaagtggtctacgaCGTTAAAAGAGAAGGGAGTCTCCATTGACGGTAACCCTTTGCGCTGA